From a region of the Marmota flaviventris isolate mMarFla1 chromosome 13, mMarFla1.hap1, whole genome shotgun sequence genome:
- the Rmi1 gene encoding recQ-mediated genome instability protein 1 gives MSVTGIASRVETWLLATWHVKVPLMWLEACINWIQEESNNVNLSQAQINKQVFEQWLLTDLRDLEHPLLPDGILELPKGELNGFYALQIISLVDVSQPAYSQIQKLRGKNTTNDLVTAETQVTPKPWEAKSSRMLMLQLTDGIIQLQGMEYQSVPALHSDLPPGTKILIYGNISFRLGVLLLKPENVKVLGGEVDALLEEYAQEKVLARLIGEPDPVVSVIPNNSCQNIPRVTDALDPALGPSDEELLASLDENDELAANNDTSLERCFNTGSSSNTIPTRQPGIEPGFVVSPRPKEKPPNQSVHFTDGEVDDFSLEEALLLEETVQKEQMETRELQTLTLNRNKDENIERFSHKPNTLHDFSLIYKQENSKWNEEHLSKQGTHEDRCFGSPSGRDKNSSVFLDHCNVSLAHDFTRKDKNSETDYKIKQIISRSSSYSLNDKILSKELVNDVSKKSSQISNENGYHLHTCSLRSSETSTDFFTGMDLYSPPFIYLSVLMANKPKEITTVKIKAFIVTLTGNLSSSGGIWNITAKISDGTAYLDVDFVDEILTSLIGFSVPEMKQLKKDPLKYQKFLEGLQKCQRDLIDLCCLMTISFNPSLCRAVVLALQDVNMEHLENLKKRLNK, from the coding sequence ATGAGTGTAACTGGTATTGCTTCAAGAGTTGAAACCTGGCTGTTAGCTACGTGGCATGTTAAAGTACCTCTAATGTGGCTGGAAGCTTGTATTAACTGGATCCAAGAAGAAAGTAATAATGTTAATTTGAGTCAggcacaaataaacaaacaagtatTTGAGCAATGGCTACTTACTGATCTGAGAGATTTGGAACATCCTCTTTTACCTGATGGCATTTTAGAACTTCCAAAAGGAGAATTGAATGGATTTTATGCTCTACAGATTATTTCCTTGGTTGATGTAAGTCAACCTGCATATTCCCAGATACAGAAGTTGAGAGGAAAGAATACAACTAATGATTTAGTTACTGCTGAAACACAAGTTACCCCCAAACCTTGGGAAGCAAAGTCTTCACGAATGTTGATGCTGCAGCTAACTGATGGAATTATACAATTGCAGGGAATGGAATACCAGTCTGTTCCAGCTCTTCATAGTGATCTTCCTCCAggtacaaaaattttaatttatggaaaCATTTCTTTCCGTCTTGGTGTTCTCTTGTTGAAACCAGAAAATGTAAAGGTTTTGGGAGGTGAAGTAGATGCTCTTTTAGAAGAATATGCACAAGAAAAAGTACTTGCAAGATTAATTGGGGAACCTGATCCCGTTGTTTCAGTCATACCAAATAATTCTTGCCAAAACATCCCCAGGGTTACAGATGCTCTAGATCCTGCCTTAGGACCTTCTGATGAAGAACTCTTGGCAAGTCTTGATGAAAATGATGAACTTGCAGCAAATAATGACACCTCCTTGGAAAGGTGTTTCAATACAGGTAGTTCCTCAAATACTATTCCCACAAGACAACCAGGTATTGAGCCAGGATTTGTTGTTTCTCCTAGACCAAAGGAGAAACCACCAAACCAATCTGTGCATTTCACTGATGGGGAAGTAGATGACTTTTCACTGGAGGAGGCCTTGCTTTTAGAAGAAACTGTCcagaaagaacaaatggaaaCTAGAGAATTGCAGACATTGACTTTGAACagaaacaaagatgaaaacaTAGAGAGATTTTCACATAAACCTAATACTCTGCATGACTTTTCTTTGATTTACAAACAAGAAAATAGTAAATGGAATGAAGAACATTTATCTAAACAAGGGACTCATGAAGATAGGTGTTTTGGTAGTCCTTCTGGTAGAGACAAAAACAGCAGTGTTTTTTTGGATCATTGTAATGTGTCCTTAGCCCATGATTTtacaagaaaagataaaaactcagagacagattataaaataaaacaaatcatcaGCCGTTCAAGTAGCTATTccttaaatgataaaatattaagtaaagaaCTGGTCAATGATGTATCGAAAAAAAGCTCACAAATTTCTAATGAAAATGGTTACCATTTACATACCTGTTCTTTACGTTCCTCAGAGACTAGCACTGATTTTTTTACAGGCATGGATTTGTATTCACCACCTTTTATCTATTTGTCTGTTCTAATGGCTAACAAACCAAAGGAAATTACTACAGTGAAAATCAAAGCATTTATTGTAACTTTAACTGGAAATCTCTCAAGTTCTGGTGGCATTTGGAATATAACTGCAAAGATTTCTGATGGTACTGCATACCTCGATGTAGACTTTGTAGATGAAATACTTACTAGTTTGATAGGGTTTTCCGTACCAGAAATGAAACAGTTAAAAAAAGATCCTCTTAAATACCAAAAGTTCCTAGaaggtttgcagaaatgtcagaGAGATCTAATAGATTTGTGCTGTCTAATgactatttcatttaatccttcctTGTGTAGAGCAGTGGTACTTGCATTACAAGATGTTAATATGGAACACCTTGAGAACCTAAAGAAGCGgttgaataaataa